A stretch of DNA from Carassius carassius chromosome 22, fCarCar2.1, whole genome shotgun sequence:
AAGGGCGCCCTCCACCTGGGCTGGTGGAGCCCTCCTCTTCTAAAGCTTGCTTCAGCCAGCGCTGCACAAAACATATGGAGTTAGACCAGAAACTTACTACCCTGAATATGAACACTTGAAAGTGAATATTAAAGTGAGTTCAAACGTAGTCCCCTCAAATGTAGTATAATCCACTAGAACAACCATtttatcagagagagagagtcaaaaGTCAATAATGCTTGCTGACATCTCTGAATAATGCAGCAATTTTACCTTCTTGCAGGAACCAGTGGTAGGTGACGTTTCAGGCATTTCTCTTGAGCGCCGCCGCCCCGTGGGCACTCCCAGAGTGCTGGGGCTACGGTTGGCCAGAAAAGGAGAGGAGAAGCGGACGTAGTGTTTAGGCGTGCTGTAGACGTGTGAACTACAGGCCATGCCTGGTAAAGAGTTCAGCTGTGTGGCCAAGACCTCAGGATCACTACTGATCCGCAACGGCCTCTCAGGGGGAGGCTCCGGAGTCCGAGAAGCAACCCGTTCCTGCTTGTCAACAACTATCCACTCGCTCACTAAGTGCTGTTGGGAAAGAGAATATCCAAGTGATGAAATGCACAACAAACTGCTGTGAAACGCATTTTATGGAAGCTATGGGTGAGGAATTCTACCTTTTTAGTTTTGGGGTACTTGTGTCCACTGCGGCAAGGCGGGGCAGGTGAGCTGCTGTGGGGTGGGCTGGTGTCAGGGTCATGTGACGGTGGAGCGTCAGCCTCAGGGGCCGAGGGTGTCTCTCCATCTTGAGTCTCTGTTGTTAAGGGCTCTAAAGCATCACCAGGGGAACTGGGTTGCAAGTCAGAGCAGGTGCTGACCGTTCGCGCTCGCCGCCTCTGCTGTCCTATGTGTGTGCGGTTCCGTGAGAAACTTTTCCTCTGTTTGTTACGGCTCACTTTTGCAGGCTTCAGACAAGGCTCCTCCTTCACTACCTCTATCATGGGCTAAATGtccaaacaattaaaaatatatatatattatatatatatatatatataaataaataaatatatatatatatatacacattaactACATGCATGTCTTTAATTTTTTAAAGGACatttatacaaatgtatttattgtgacagtaaaaacatctaTAATCTTACAAaagctttctatttcaaatcaatgCTGTTCTTCGGAACTATCACTAGATTACGttgtttattgtatttctgatcaaataaatgaatgcaaCATTTTATTTAGGGTCATATATGACCAAAAGTAACTTTCGTCTACAACTTAAATGTCAATCGAGTCAGAATCAGTACCTAAATCAATACTGATTTAGTGatgtttgctcataactgaaggTTATGTACCTGTAATATGGCAGGAGATTCAGCCTCTGGTGTAGAAGGAGGCTCTTCCTTAATCTCGCTGCGTCCACCAACTTCCCCTTTGGTGCCGATCCTTTCTAACGCTTGCTCCCTCCGCTTTTCTCTTTTCTCCATACGAGCAAATGCCTGCAGAATGGCCTCCATCTTCCTCTCTTCACGTGTCTATGTGAATGATGGAAAGAAAGACAGAAGGAAAGACGATAACAGAGAAAGGTTGAGTCTATCTTCTGGCTGACAGTTGGGATCCCAGCTAGCTACAATCAGCAGGCCATAGCCAGCAGCAAAGGCGGGAAAAGTGAGAAATGGGACACTTCTGTTCTAGTCAAAAGGAAACATaagacccccccacccccaaggTGTGAGAGGCGGCATGTATGTGCGTGAGAGCTTCTGTAATCTCTCTTGTCCTACCAAAAAGAACTGCAACAAATACCACATAAGGGTGTCTTGAGGTGGGCCATGTTGAGCGACTGAGGGTTGCATGCCTGGACTTCAGTCTCAGCATGGGGTCAGTGAGCACAGGACAGTGGGGTTAGTGTGTGGGTACTCCTGTACAGTAACAGGCAGGGGGTGGGTTGGGAGTCGTTCAGGATATGATGGGGAAGGTTTACCTCCTTGTTTCTCAGAGCTCTGCAGCAGGAAGCCCCTGCGTCGTGACGATGGGACTCCTCTGCCGGGCCGCCCTGAATGGTGCCGAAAGAGACAGCCATCAGGGTTCAAACATACACAGGCCTCTAGTTTGCTCACACCCCCATGCACACATTCATATGTATCAGCCTAATCCTTGTTGTCTGGGTAGTGTGGTTGGGGTTCAGAGCTTTATTATGGGCATACCGTGTGATTAATGGACATACCCCTCTTTTACCAAAAGGTGCCGGTTCTGGGCTGGGAACAAtcgttttgaacaaatcattaaTGTCTAAAACAAGCGGGCAAGATAATTTCTTCACCACATAACATTCTTATCTTAACTGGCATCAAAATGTGGTGTGTGTGGGAAGTGTCTGCTGCAAATATGCATTCTGTTGAGCTACTCAAGCCCATTTTGCCAGTAcatctgaaaaaaatgtattttattcacaaaCACATCTAACGAAAGCATTTCCTTAATTATTTCAGAACTTTTCTAGTTGTTTGTGATAACTATAAGACTTTCCATTTGAATTGCGATCTCACGGTCAAAAAGTACAAAGTCTGTAATTTTACAAActggtcaataaaaaaaaacttgttgtaagtattgtagtctgttgataggcTTGTTCCAGAAGAGGTTCTCAAATCCCCAGACCAAGCACCAGTACCATTATGGTGGAAAAGGGGTGTTAGAGAACTCAAATAAGATTGATGGGAAATCAGAATTGCCTGTGTCCTGttgcagcagagaaaatgagaggAATGCTTGGAGAATTTCCACTAATAATGTACCACAGTCTGGTACCTTGCTATTAATTTATTCAGATAAaaccactttttctttttttcttttttcttttttacagctgttagtttgttttgctttgttaatGGTAAGACATTTCAAGATTGGTTGGGAGTTATATTTTCCTGAACATTCCAGCAGTTGCTGCCAACTTCACAACTGAGGAAAGTTTTGGAAGTGTAATGGGTTCAAAGCCTGTTTTTCCCAACATTTTTCCTTCTGCCTTTAACCAGTCATGgcaagcaaacaaaaaaagcacCACACACAGTAATAGCCACAACAAAACATtcacattaaaaatgtacatgtttAGTGAGAGAGTTACTACACTCTCTAAAGTTGATCTTATGCTACTATGTAACCAATAGCCAAAGCTATTATACAACCAGACAGCAAGCTCCATGCCTGCTGGTCCATGCATCACTAGGGTTACAATCAAGTTtcattattcaaaacaattctaaGAGAggatctttgcaactttacatggCCTTTTTTTGAATTATTCAAGAGTTTGACTCGCATAtctttaatgcaaaaagtagcccATTTGTGTTCAGTTTTGGTTGGCAGCAGTGTTGAAAAGATGGCTGATTGGACATGAATGGTCATAAATGTGCTCCAGAATGGAACAGAGGACCAAATATACAGTAGAATACCACCACATTGGGTTCCTGGTTAAATTACACTGTGTAGTACTACTACAGTAGGTTCTTCCATTTCTCACTACTAACATGGTCTTGAAATTTAGTCATGACAGAAGAGAGAAATGACTGCAGATGAAACCAAAGTCCAGCTCTTAACATTCCATCGTGGAGAACCAAAGAGGCTCCATAAAAGATGAAGTGTGAACAAGAAAGACAAAGCAACAAGGATGAGTGCCCTCGCGCTACCCTTCAGGAGGTTAAACTACACAGCGACAGGAACAGAGAAGCGGTGGCGGCGGGAGCAAAATTAGCGGGAGGTgtagaggagggggggggggggggggggggtttaaagGAATGGTGGAGTATTCTGGGAGCTGCCCAAATCACCACACACACCAGGAGGGGGAAAAAGACAGGGGGGTGGAGGGGCAATAGCATTTTCCATGGCGACTGTGATTGCCATAGTGGTCGTTTTCCCCTGGAAGCACTTACCATCTTCCTCCTCCTTTCTGAACTCTGCTCCTCTGACTCCATCTCTACTTCATTGCTAACAGAGGTTTTCTCTTCTATATCCTCTATTAACTCAGGATCCTGCAAGAGGGGGAGAGGGCCTTTATCATCGTCTGGCTACAGACCAGGAGAGGAGCattagagagggagagaaagtgaGGGAAGTGTCGATTCGTGCAGAGTGTGGCCGAGATCTTGGGTCAGGTCAGACCAGATTTGTACTTATGAGAATCTGTGCATCAATGCAACTACTAAACGGATCGGAGGGCATTTCCCCTGTTCTAAATGTGCCAGAACGGCTGACAACTCTTCCTGGGATGTCCTGATGTAAATGGTACCAGCATGGCAGGGAGTTACAAGGGTGGATTCTTGAAAACTTTCACAGTGTGCCGAACAAGCAAGATTTAGTATTCTGCCACCGGCCACCACTGAAATACAGGCATATACGAGCAAAATAATGCGGAAAAGTGTTTTCTGGATATAATAGACAGACACTGCAATTAGGGCCAGGAAGGAAATGTGGATGAGTAAACAGATCATTAGAATGATTAAAACGATCCAACGAAATAAAGAGTCATGCACAGATTAATACAGATGCATAATATTTACATgcaaacaagcttttttttttgacctttATAGATGAAGGGACCTCCTTACCCAGACTCTCAGCCAAcccatatacatttaaaaaaatgctagatTATCAGATTAAGCATTAAACTACCTTCACGGATGAAGACGGGCGTGTTTTCATTTTGTGGGATGAAATAGTACTTGTGTGGGTAAATATGAGCCTGATTTCACTAACAGCACTGTGCGTGTCTATCATACCTGATTGTTAGATATAGAGAGCCGGAGTGGAGAGAGTTTTCTCTGTTTGGGGTCATTTAGTGATTTCCCCTTGGGCCCATCACAGTCCATGGTGAGGTTCTGGTTCTGCCCGCTCTCGTCCCGCGACGGTTCTTTGTCCTTGCGGCCGCGCCGTCGTGTGCTAGAGCCCAGATTCTCTGTGGGTTCCAAGTTATGCTTGAGCACAGGGCATTCCGGATTGCCTTTCACACACGCACAGTCCACCTTATATTTACTAGCAAACAAGATGAGAAACAGGAGAAGTAGTGAGAAGAGTGCGAACGGTCCATATTAAACAATTATATGATGCTTCGGCGGCAATCAGAATCAAAAATTTCAAACAGAAGAGTCATTACATCCAGTAGTGTGTGTTCTTACCAGCTGCCGTAGTCATAATCAAAGCCAATGGTGATTTCACTCCCCTTGGAGATGGACCTCAGAGAGTAAATGTATAAATGCAGCATGCCGTCCTCGATTACGTGGCGCACCTCAGCGTTGGGGGTGCATGAGCGACGAATGAATCGGGCCTCGTTGCCGAAACTCCGTGCGTCCACGCACATTTCCAACCCGTCAAACTTCGAGTAGAACAATACAAAAGGGTACGgcctgcaaataaaataaaaaaatcattataaacaAAAATGCATAAGCAAAACTAATGTCCAAAAATCTCAAAGTTTCCTTTTAAGTACCTCTTAAAGAAGTAACCATTGGCCTCAAATTGCTGTTGTAGCATGACCTTCCCCCTGTACTCGATTATGAGCGAATCGACAGCCAGATCCCGGACAGCCTTAAGAATGCGCTTGTTTTTCTGTGCGTAACTCTGGGAGGAAAAAGTCACAATGAGCATGTCGTACAAAGCCACAAACAGCGCACCAGAAACGCAGACCAATATTGTGGTGGAATATTTAGTATTTAATACCTCCACAGGTGGTTTGAAGGCTGCGGTGTGTGTATTGTAGGCCAGCGTTTTGCCATCTCTGGCTTCTTTTACTCTCAGCAGTATCCGCACTTCTTCACTGTACTGATTACTGCTGGCTTCCTCATAGCGCTCCATCCACGACTTCATTTTATTCTCCCAAAGAGAGGGAGGATCTATCGGCTCACACTCGGGAGCTGAGCCCTGAGGTCACAAGACGCACAAAATGTTAAACAAGCAGTCTCAGCATGAGTAATGCACATTTGAATAGtcatttggggtgaatttggacCACTCCAGAATGCCCACCTTTACTCTAGACGATTTTCTAGAGCCTTCACGGAATGACTGAAAGACAAACAAGCAGGAAACAGACTTGCATGTTTCAAAGAAGGTGAAGTAATTGATTTTGGTTCCATAAAATGggatatttacatatataatatcaaaatagACAACAGACTTGCAACATAAAATCTTCTGAGAAGCAGCAATTACGGTTTCCACAAAACTTCAATTTTGACGTCATGTTTACATTCGGCTGTTGTGTGATTCAGACCTTCTTGGCCCTGGTTGTAGCCGAGGGCTCCTTTTCTCCACTCTTCTTTCGTTTCTTATCCGCCTGCTTGTTCCCGAGACGTGCTGTCGTGAGTGTGATGCTGGTGGGGGTGTGTTGAAACGCTGTGTACAAATCTAGTGGAACCTCATCTCCGCTTTCTGTAGCACTGGTGTCCCCATCTACAACAAAACACACGGTACATGCGCTTGTTCATTGAATTCACCCCCTAAACCATTATAGTACAACTGACATTCAACCCTCAACCATAAATATAAAGTCACTGCAGTTTAAACAGACACTACTGTCCTCAAAGTACACTTTGGCATTGAATCAAGCTGCAGTTGTAAAGCCCAAGCAtttccagcaggtggcagtagaTATTTTCAATCTTAAGAAATCTCTAGCAACTATTGACATCACTACACAGAGAGCTTCTTATAGAATTGCCCGTATAGATTTCAGGAGGGTCAGATATATGCGTCACGTTAAACAAAAACTCATATGATCCTGTGTAGTGTAAAGCCTTCAGACTCTAAAGCTGAACTGTGGGAAAATGCAGTAGTGGCATTGTTTCTGTGGGAGAGGTTGAACGTGTCTAtaggtgtgtttgtttgtgtgcatgcatgAAAGAAACTCACCAGACATGTTCTCTCTCTTCCTGGTTTGCAGCAGGATGGCGTGCTCTCGGTCCAGGGTGCGTGGCTGACAGCGTTCACACAGGTAGGTCTCGGGAATGTGCTGCCGGTCGATCCCCATGCAGTCTATGTGCTGCCACACACTAATACAAACAGAGAGAGTTACAAGTGAGGAGACatgttttaaatcatttcaattaTGGTATTATTTGTGCCTGAATTTATTTTCTGTGTCAAAACACACAGCTTCACATCCAATTATGTCAAATACTATTATTTCTGAACAATTATTGATATTAGCCatgaaattaaatcaacatttacaTACAAAGTCTCTGTaaataatgtacaaaatattAAGCCTCTGTAATCTTTactgaaatgcatttaaaataagggCTGGTAAATATGTTAGATAACATAGCTCAGAACTAATCTAGAAAAGAACAGGACTACATCTAAAATTATATTTAGCGaaaacttaatattttaatagtacatacactactgtttatagtttggagttggtaagagTTTTTGGTAAgagtgctcaccaaggctgcaattatttgatcaaaaatatagtaaaaacaataatattgtggaatttgattacaatttaaaataacagttttctagtttaatgcattttaaaatgtcatttattcctgtgatttaaagctgaatttctaggatcacacgatccttcagaaatcactctaatgctGCTTTGgttcttaagaaacatttcttaagatTTTGTTCAAAGACCATCAGATACATAGAATCAACAGCATTTCCTTAAAATcttgtgtaacattataaacatctATAAGATCACTTTTGGTGAATTGAAAGTGTCCGTGCTACTTTTTAttgaaatatgaaaaacaaatataCCATGAATATTTTTACACTACATCTAAGAGCATATCTAGGGGCATCTATGCCCTTTTAGACAAATTTTGACAGATGACCGATCTCTACTACCCAgaaaattgtttttgaaatatcAATACTTCATTAGAAAACAtttaggcctggtttcacagacagggcttagactaaaccaggattaggtcgtagttcaattaggacatttaagtaattttttataaacGTGCCTTAGGAAAAACATTGCCGGTGTGCATTTTGAGACAAAAtcaaggcactgatatatttggGCAAGTTTCTTCCAGTTGAAACACAGCTCAGTCTTAGATTTTGATTTGGCACTAGGCTTAAGCctcgtctgtgaaaccgggggataaTTACATAGATTCATTACATCTACCCAACATTTAAAATATCTGGGACACCTTTGTCACTCTTTGTGGCATCTTTGCCATCTTAATATCTTAATACATGATTCTTTAAACCAGGCCTCGTCTCAAGAACTAGTGAGCTCCACATCAATAAAGCATTTCAGACAGTTTAAGACAGGCAAGCAGGTTTTGACATACAGACATGAAGAATGCTGCAAGTACATATGTGGACATGGTCTGAACATGTCAAATCGGCATCAGTGTGTGTGGTCCCACCTGCACTTGTCGCAGCAGATCATGTAGCCATCGTCATGGGTGAAGCCGCAAATGCAGCGTGTGATGTCAGCACCGTAGCTGCTGTCTTCTGAGGTGCTGAGCGTGGTGCCGCGTGACGCCTCGTCCTGGCCGCCAGGCACAAACAAGTTCTCGCCTGGCCGGCCACCGGACACAAACAAGCTCTCGCCCGGCCGGATCAGCACCGAAGGAGGCGGGGACGCCGGCGGGGTGGGTGGGGGTCGAGCCCCATAATTGTGGTCCTGCAGTAGAACCATTAGAAGTGAATGCGTGATCAGACATCACCGAATGCAGATGAGCAGGCCATCGATGTAAGAGCAGGAAGGTGTGTGGTGAGTTGTGCTGGGGGACAATACTCACGGCGTAAGGCAGACCGATGTAGCCGTGGGAGTGGTGGGAGCCGCTGCTGTAAATCTGGTGAGGGTAGCTGGACTTCTCAACTACCACAGAGCTCGCCTCCACAGATTCTGGTCTActccatacacacaaacacacagggggaaaaaaagaggcCAGAATGAGGAACAAGATTAACAAGGCGTGTTTtaagcatacaaaaaaaaaacaggtttgacAGCAGTTAAACAAAGGGGAAACGAAGATGGAAGATTAACAAAGCTTGCTGGGTTTCAAGGAGAAGTTTATTCACCAACGAATCAACGGTTGGTTGGGTTTGCATCAGTCATTGCATATTTTAGCATGACACACAACACCAAAGACCTCAGTAATGACCTGCTATCTGtacacatgtgtgtgtttgtgtgcgtgtgtgtgtccggTCATGCCCTCAGCTGGTGGGACGCGGCTTGCAGAAAGTGAAATAACAGGATCACACTCTAATCTCACAATAAAGTCGGTCACAAACCCCAAACCCTATCTGGACCACACAAACatgcccccccccaaaaaaaagggcCCCTACGTGTTATTAGAAgcgaatgaaatgaatgaaagaaGATTTAGAGCAAAACCAGAAATGGCAGCAGTGGGTATAAAACTGGCTGCAAAAGAACCTTCAATGCCAAGTTTtattggcagaaaaaaaaactcaaagagAAAGATGGACTAATCTGGATTGATTTATAATTGCATATACAAACATAACAGCAATTTTCTTTCCACACAGAAACTGTGTCAAGGTCACACAGCCACTCTGATGCCAGTATAGAAACAGATTACACGCTTAACCTGACACCAATGCAACAGTTACGGCGTAATTTGCACACTACTATACTTCTGCATACGAAGAAAGCATGAGTGTTTTCAATGGGTGAGACGACAAAGACAAGCACATACAGATACAGTAGTAGTCCTTTAAAAACAAGCTTACTTACAAAAACGGTTTCAAACCTACCATAAATCAAAGTGTCTGCAGCGTAAACAGCAGAAGCAGCGCGACAGCACACAGAAACAGGTCCGTATTTGTTTCTCTTTCCAGTTTTTGTTAGTGTCTCATTTCCCTCTCAATCGTTACGCTCTTACTGCAAGCGAAGAGAAACCGTACCTGCTGGCCTTCTTGTCACATTCACCTCGTGCCGTCTGTCCCTACCTCACACGCACACTTCCTGATTCAGCTGGCGCTTCGCAGCCCAACTGTCAAAGTGAAAGTGTGTGAACTGCTAAGGGGCGGACCCtccagagaaagagagtgtgagcgtgtgtgtgtgtgtgtgtgtgtgtgtgtgtgtacacaagtCAAGTGAGAATAAGAGCTCTTATGAAGAAATGGCCCTTCCAGGCAGGCGATTAATGATTAGTAGGTTTTAATGATGATTTTACACTGCGGTGTGTTTTTAGCGTTATCAACGTGGGACAGGTGACAAGCCGGGGGATTTCCTGTGCATTGATGACAATAAACTGTAGTGTCTTTACTAAAAAAACAGGTGCCTCTCTCAGCAGGGTTAGGACTTTAAACAGGCAGCAAGTCAAAAGGAGACAGAGAGAATTACCCAATAAACGCAGCATTAAAACACTCccataaaaaaaatgatgacacAGTTCTGTTAATTGTTTTCAATCATTTACATTACTCTGACTCAAACCAAAAGTCAGTTTTCTTAATGTAGTTTGGTGATCAATCGGTACAGAAATTACTTGGTTAACCAAAGTTTGACCAATTCTATTTTGCTTTAACTTCTTTTCAAGATCTGAGGTAAATGATCCATTGTCACTTTCATTATAGCCATCAAAAAGCCCAAATTTGATCAAATTGTAAAACAATGCATTCAGTGACTGTTGATAATGCGTAGTTACATGCATACTAAGTTAACCATGGTATTACattaaattcatatatttttaataaagctACAATATAATAACttgtttaaatttaatatatatactcttgataacactttagaataggtaacacctattagttacttattagcatgcatattactagaatattaaacatgtattattgctaattaagaacatagtaatgccttattctacaccCCTAATCTTacacaatacctaaacctaacaactaccttactaactattaataagcagcaaattaataatttattgagagaaatgtcgtagATAATAGTTAATAAGTGTtacttattctaaagtgttaccatactctaatacaaatataaatcagGCCAATTTACTGGGTAGCCAAGAGTCGAGGAGTGTGGCGTTCTAGAATTCTAAAATAACCGCAATTGCTAAATGGAATCGGAATTATTAATTTGATATTAAATGATTCCCATCGCCAATGACCCCGTGAAAATGTTTTCGCCGTTAAACAGCATAAGGTTGAATGCTGTGATTAAATAAAGTCTTGGCCTCTTAATATGGGAATGTCATCACAGCACACTATGTTGTTATACGttgcttcaaataaaataaatgaacttttgtgCAAAACTGACCACAGAGAGAAAGCACATGAGAGTTGGGAAAGACAGAGGACAGTGTGTGCGGTGCTGTAATTGTAGCTCCAATTAAATGTGAAGGATATGCATGTGCTAATCATAGTCCACCACTCCAGACACAGCTTAATATGGAATAGACaattcatacacacaaacacacacacctgctgagagaaAGTGGGGCGACAGATAGGGCACAGAAAGAGTAACAGCTCAGTTTTGAGGCTTTCTTTTACATGCAAGGACATGAAAAGACACAGGTTGTACGCATGTCATTTTAGCGTAAACCACTCGAAAAAACAAGGCAATGTCCGTCTAGGGCTAGATGAGGTTTAGAGGGATTACAGCAGCCATTTCGGGTCCAGTGGCATTTTAACGGACTCTCGGTTTGACATCACGGTGATGCACATTGCCTGGTAACCATGACAACCTCTGCCGCAGGCCCGGGGTGGGCCGACCCCGACTGAGAAGTAATGTCAGGAATAAGCAAAGAGCCACGTAGGAGACATGTCAAACTCGAACGATGCGCAAAACACCACGTAAGACCGCCCAGAGATAGACAATGCAACGTTTAATCCCAGTATGTGGCGTTCCTCATTTAGTGGCTGAGATCTTTCCTGAAGTTTATTAGAACCATGTGGAATAAATCTGCGTACGCAGACAGGCATAAGGATGCCCGAAAGAAACTAAAACCCAGACGGACGTAAAGCGGCAAGGCAGCACGGCCTCTTAAGCTCCAGAGCCCAGCTGTCACTCAGATGGCTGCCATGACAACAGGCCACGCCCCAAGAGCATGCTGCAGAGGGGAGGGCTCTGCTGCACGGCACGTGATGTCAAATCTATTAGACGTCTAACAGCTGTGTTTCCTGCACTGAAACTAACAAGATGCAGGAAAACATTTATGAATAGTAACAGAGTGCAAGATGTGCGTACTGATGCCACAAACACAAAactgcatacaaaaaaaaaccctcattAGCAATGCAATTTAGCATTTTCTTCTAGGGACTGTACAccaaactaaaaatttaaatggTCTCATTGGCTTgaccttttgttgttgtttttggtcttaaagatttataaaaatgtccattcttcacacaaagctatctATGCTTTCAGAAGACTCGGGGTGCACAAGTCGTACAGATCACTTTTATGGTGTTTGCCTGTCCATTGTTTGGAAAAGACCAACTGCTTCATAACATATGTTCAACtgaaaaataattgatttttctATGGGGATGCAGTAGAAGCAGAGCATGTTTCTGATGAGAAAGTAGCACATAGATGAGAGAACGGAAGCGGTTGGTGGAAAAATCTGACTACAGATGTGTTTCACTCTGCTGATGCCACCAGAAAACGAACGAAATGAAACGAAAGGTAATGATGAGTCAATATGAAaggacacagacagagagagagagagagagagagagagagagagagaaaaactcaCTCTGAGCCTGCAGCCATGTCCAGGTACGAGGTGTTGGCCGTGTCCACCCCTACTGGGATGACTACGCTCATGACGTTCTGTGCTGGGAGTCTCTTGTCCTACCGAGTCCAGAGCACAGCAATCCAAAACACTGAGGCATGTCAGCCACAGCACTCATTGCACACATCTAAGTGCATCCACAAGGCCTGCAAAAAGACAGAGGAAAAAGATGCATCACTTTTAAAGTTTGCTAATCAACTTTACATCAGATATAACACTAACAGAGCAATAAAAACGTGATGGGGGCACATTCATAGACACCTCACACAGACATATCACGAAACCTGGGTCACTACAGCTAGTGGTGTAAACAGGATGTGACTATGTAACTATGATTCATAAAACAAATATGAGGCCATGGATGGCCCAGAGGCATGATATTATTCTTGCAG
This window harbors:
- the kmt2e gene encoding inactive histone-lysine N-methyltransferase 2E isoform X5; this encodes MSVVIPVGVDTANTSYLDMAAGSEPESVEASSVVVEKSSYPHQIYSSGSHHSHGYIGLPYADHNYGARPPPTPPASPPPSVLIRPGESLFVSGGRPGENLFVPGGQDEASRGTTLSTSEDSSYGADITRCICGFTHDDGYMICCDKCSVWQHIDCMGIDRQHIPETYLCERCQPRTLDREHAILLQTRKRENMSDGDTSATESGDEVPLDLYTAFQHTPTSITLTTARLGNKQADKKRKKSGEKEPSATTRAKKSFREGSRKSSRVKGSAPECEPIDPPSLWENKMKSWMERYEEASSNQYSEEVRILLRVKEARDGKTLAYNTHTAAFKPPVESYAQKNKRILKAVRDLAVDSLIIEYRGKVMLQQQFEANGYFFKRPYPFVLFYSKFDGLEMCVDARSFGNEARFIRRSCTPNAEVRHVIEDGMLHLYIYSLRSISKGSEITIGFDYDYGSCKYKVDCACVKGNPECPVLKHNLEPTENLGSSTRRRGRKDKEPSRDESGQNQNLTMDCDGPKGKSLNDPKQRKLSPLRLSISNNQGGPAEESHRHDAGASCCRALRNKETREERKMEAILQAFARMEKREKRREQALERIGTKGEVGGRSEIKEEPPSTPEAESPAILQPMIEVVKEEPCLKPAKVSRNKQRKSFSRNRTHIGQQRRRARTVSTCSDLQPSSPGDALEPLTTETQDGETPSAPEADAPPSHDPDTSPPHSSSPAPPCRSGHKYPKTKKHLVSEWIVVDKQERVASRTPEPPPERPLRISSDPEVLATQLNSLPGMACSSHVYSTPKHYVRFSSPFLANRSPSTLGVPTGRRRSREMPETSPTTGSCKKRWLKQALEEEGSTSPGGGRPSLLMPSESPLSPSVNGESYSPLPLNGSCSLPELPTPLKKRRLCSLDPCMSETSTPYGSPCATPTRTESTEAPGTPLLLATPPRPRPEEPSTQPSTPLQIPNHPLPQESESSMDSSPDGSRRPSTQDVERPPSLLASPSMKNAGSDTAPLESTRSMGTLSPQPSHAEPQDAAVDEGMEVDSGGSEAASAPETPASSYPPWMKSPDRGGLSFSTVNSNLRDLTPSHTLEMGAYRPDSTSAGPFSEAAPFYSCNEESSSVTFIRSLSGDGTGDGGAAKNSQKKKVSLLEYRKRQREAQRSGSKGECGSPVSTAPPVDVFSVAVEVAPEPPVPVATPTPRTPQHTEEPDTPPQGERDGEGQWTSSTSVEQARERSYHRALLLSDHRKDADSGESEGGDSQVKECPSPKSCKSPSTHAPCSPAPQTVSRPSKEEDGEAQPRGPSQPQALSVQQSSNKTSSSKPAPLTPSKLHCGPSGASQSHYAGPSLMHSPKAQPQGSPYRGQRPFLTAQPQNQPQPQSTSGPATFPQYNPQNAPPPPPPPPPAPPTSASYFPAQPTAAAAPFPTFKPSVASPFPPGSQPLLQTHHALHYQSSAAPPPPPPPPPPPHPQPGPTLLHVSLQSPSMQQHQLLLSSAPPPPPPPPQGQSSQQPTPNSGTLLSIKQGPHPPIPPPPPAPSSTASHPFQNIGGFQTTLLHQSAPANPSVTPSTYQQTVLPPPPPPPPQQTPPTQTPPNPSVSQITGGNRGPTPSSAPFHSTGYMGTGWH